A stretch of Paludisphaera borealis DNA encodes these proteins:
- a CDS encoding ArnT family glycosyltransferase → MSKPPPQSPQPPQSAHAGSSRPGWLLLAVEVGLFLRIVAADAVEWYVQRTGRPGVCVFPDADYYWKLAQTIRQGELYQIVEWGDIPHFALRTPGYPLFLASCQFIAGDRPIAARLAQAVLGALTVWLVHRLTRSVLGTESKGPAIAAGLTAVHPYMILMSAVLLSEAVFVPLMLVSLWGMAVLWDRESGGRTAIGAALAVGCASGAAVLTRPSWVLFVPAMLGAWLVWRWFAGRSIGPAVRGVVIAAAGFAAMMGPWWYRNATIYGQFVPTALWMGASLYDGLNPKANGASDMRFLADPDVWPMDERDQDAELTRRAKAFVRAEPRRAVELALVKLARYWSPWPNAEGARSPLATVASAVVMIPLLGLIAFGLWTLRADPRAWILLAGPILYFSGLHMIFASSMRYRTPGEVPAMGLAAVGLVRCVGMVRPPRLTAVA, encoded by the coding sequence ATGTCTAAACCACCCCCCCAATCCCCACAACCACCGCAATCCGCCCACGCCGGTTCATCGCGGCCGGGGTGGCTGCTGCTGGCGGTCGAGGTCGGCTTATTTTTGCGGATCGTGGCGGCCGACGCGGTCGAGTGGTACGTCCAGCGGACCGGCCGGCCCGGGGTCTGCGTCTTCCCGGACGCCGACTACTACTGGAAGCTGGCCCAGACGATTCGCCAGGGCGAGCTTTACCAGATCGTCGAATGGGGCGACATCCCCCACTTCGCCCTCCGGACCCCCGGCTACCCGCTTTTTTTGGCCAGCTGCCAATTCATCGCCGGCGACCGTCCCATCGCCGCCCGGCTGGCGCAGGCGGTGCTAGGCGCCCTGACCGTCTGGCTGGTGCATCGGCTGACCCGGTCGGTGCTGGGGACGGAATCGAAGGGCCCGGCGATCGCCGCGGGGCTGACGGCGGTCCATCCGTACATGATCTTGATGTCGGCGGTGCTGCTCTCCGAGGCGGTCTTCGTCCCCTTGATGCTGGTCTCGCTGTGGGGGATGGCGGTGCTCTGGGATCGGGAGTCGGGCGGCCGGACGGCGATCGGGGCGGCCCTGGCGGTCGGGTGCGCCAGTGGGGCGGCGGTGCTGACGCGGCCGTCGTGGGTCCTGTTCGTCCCGGCGATGCTCGGCGCGTGGCTGGTCTGGCGGTGGTTCGCGGGACGGTCGATCGGCCCGGCGGTCCGGGGCGTCGTGATCGCGGCGGCCGGCTTCGCGGCGATGATGGGTCCCTGGTGGTATCGCAACGCGACGATCTACGGGCAGTTCGTCCCCACGGCCCTCTGGATGGGGGCGAGCCTCTACGACGGCCTCAACCCTAAAGCCAACGGGGCAAGCGACATGCGATTCCTGGCCGATCCCGACGTCTGGCCGATGGACGAGCGCGACCAGGACGCCGAGCTGACGCGGCGGGCGAAGGCGTTCGTCCGGGCCGAGCCCCGGCGGGCGGTGGAGCTGGCCCTGGTGAAGCTGGCGCGGTACTGGAGCCCCTGGCCCAACGCCGAGGGGGCCCGCTCGCCGCTGGCGACGGTCGCGAGCGCGGTCGTGATGATCCCGCTGCTCGGGCTGATCGCCTTCGGTCTGTGGACCCTGAGGGCCGATCCGCGGGCCTGGATCTTGCTGGCCGGGCCGATCCTTTATTTCAGCGGACTGCACATGATCTTCGCCAGCTCGATGCGGTACCGGACGCCCGGCGAGGTCCCGGCGATGGGCCTGGCGGCGGTCGGCCTGGTCCGGTGCGTCGGGATGGTCCGGCCGCCGCGCTTGACGGCAGTCGCATAA
- a CDS encoding SMP-30/gluconolactonase/LRE family protein, with translation MTVSSFLLAILAAFPADDAATPVVEPSARLEKLWGEGEFTEGGALAADGAILFSDIGDRIMRFDPSSGKTTVFREPSGRANGLIFDPKGRLIVAEGANTGGNRRISITESDGTVRTLADRWQGKRFNSPNDVAVDSKGRVYFSDPRYVGDEPRELDFEAVFRVDPDGAVTRLETSAKKPNGLVVSPDDKTLYIADNGSARRVLLAVDLDAAGATSNPRVLYDFGDGRGIDGMTVTTDGRIVATAGTRDKAAVWVFTPDGKVQGVIPTPEPPANVEFGGPDSKTLYIMAGKSLYRIPTTMTGQHPSKPRG, from the coding sequence CCCCGGTCGTCGAGCCGTCGGCCAGGTTGGAAAAGCTCTGGGGCGAGGGAGAGTTCACCGAGGGGGGCGCGCTGGCGGCGGACGGGGCGATTTTGTTCTCCGACATCGGCGACCGGATCATGCGGTTCGACCCGTCGTCCGGCAAGACGACGGTCTTCCGCGAGCCGAGCGGGCGGGCCAACGGCCTGATCTTCGACCCCAAGGGCCGGCTGATCGTCGCCGAGGGGGCCAACACCGGCGGCAATCGGCGGATCTCGATCACCGAATCCGACGGCACGGTCCGCACGCTCGCCGACCGCTGGCAAGGCAAGCGGTTCAACAGCCCAAATGACGTCGCCGTCGATTCGAAGGGCCGGGTCTACTTCTCCGATCCCCGGTACGTCGGCGACGAGCCCCGCGAGCTGGACTTCGAGGCCGTCTTCCGGGTCGACCCGGACGGCGCCGTCACCCGGCTCGAAACCTCGGCCAAGAAGCCCAACGGCCTGGTTGTCAGCCCCGACGACAAGACGCTGTACATCGCCGACAACGGTTCCGCGCGCCGGGTGCTGCTGGCCGTCGACCTCGACGCCGCCGGCGCGACCTCGAACCCGCGCGTGCTTTACGACTTCGGCGACGGCCGGGGCATCGACGGCATGACCGTCACGACCGACGGCCGAATCGTCGCCACCGCCGGGACCCGCGACAAGGCGGCCGTCTGGGTCTTCACCCCCGACGGCAAGGTCCAGGGCGTCATCCCCACCCCCGAACCGCCCGCCAACGTCGAATTCGGCGGCCCCGATTCCAAGACCCTCTACATCATGGCCGGCAAAAGCCTTTACCGAATCCCGACGACGATGACGGGCCAGCACCCTTCCAAGCCACGCGGGTAA
- a CDS encoding DUF3971 domain-containing protein, with protein MRFGRRVLKFLIWSVILGASLTAAATWIAYAFVTDSDTVSRIIKQKLIPFLPNAIVDIGKVESRLLHGKMVVRNVHVRQMIDGQSFTTLEIPWLQVRFDATQLLNGRHEVTEVSVSHPTLRLRRRKSGVWNVQDLLANPWPVTVIENPPPVVILNGKIELVGDEEEGSGPPAAVGDAQPKAPRDVASAILRDVTLNVKAVNATQLRLDGSAKGDMFSRLSLEGTIDAVAGDADVKGGLYGLTLSDTVRRRLPAEFGPSFDAMALKSGEIDFELKKLAYRPGETTKPKLDYDVQALLHNGVCECPKLPFPINRLSAKVGVKNGVLTIDYAEGGNGSTTVRAKGTMGVGDPETAPLDLQVDVLGLELDQRVKDRTPPEYLELWDVFKPEGRVDALVALLRRTPGGPIGVGATFHCRDVAAVYRHFPYPLKNLNGTLKLEKRQLTVDLQGPVGDKPARMTGTIDDPGPDAVVKLDIEAESVPIDKAFLGALPPEVRPWVDRFNPAGAVKGKAHIFRKPLVGPNVNPEGQIAVDAVLDLNGRCEITWDELPYTVRNLSGRLEIHPDLWVFSKMVGRNGQALITGAGRIEKLPGPDLPNGDPPLKIDLDIAAANLPFNDDLRKSLQAAWQKSWAIINPSGSSDVTAEVHIQPHTPDNTRITISPRPESGIRLVVPKTAEPGVEPGQKIELRMDNAMGQFEFVNGKVAMRDVNFRFHGTPVQFAEGQVEVKDSGQFDLAVSDLWVQGIRLDSDLRRIMPSLMAQFAHRLDDGHPFTARGNLQIGWSGRPDDLAFCSWDHTHVFFINNSIEAGIPLKHIQGSLKDVSGKSNGEKLEVHGIMDLGSVSFAGLQITQLEGPIDVQGGVARLKSLRGKLLGGELFGSGEITLDDTPRYKTSLSLTAADLQEYARSLPGRQSFSGVVNAAVEFNGLGSDIRSMQGNGKGSIREGDIGKLPVMLRFFRGINETLSPGASPRGGDKTALFDSADLEFQIVNGFTTFNSIKLTGPAFSLQGKGTRDPLDNLDLRLEPVYGRGRFEVPIFTDLLRGATGQLMSVHIKGTLTQPQPSVKLAPGPQLPRLGDRRNRD; from the coding sequence ATGCGATTCGGTCGGCGCGTGTTGAAATTCCTGATCTGGAGCGTGATCCTGGGCGCTTCGCTCACGGCCGCCGCGACCTGGATCGCCTACGCGTTCGTCACCGACAGCGACACCGTGTCCCGGATCATCAAGCAAAAGCTGATCCCGTTCCTGCCCAACGCGATCGTCGACATCGGCAAGGTCGAGTCCCGGCTGCTCCACGGTAAGATGGTCGTCCGCAACGTCCACGTCCGACAGATGATCGACGGCCAGTCGTTCACGACGCTTGAGATCCCCTGGCTCCAGGTCCGCTTCGACGCCACCCAGCTCCTCAATGGGCGGCACGAAGTCACCGAGGTCTCCGTCAGCCACCCGACGCTGCGGCTCCGCCGCCGCAAGAGCGGGGTGTGGAACGTCCAGGACCTGCTGGCGAACCCCTGGCCGGTCACGGTCATCGAGAACCCGCCGCCGGTCGTCATCCTCAACGGCAAGATCGAACTCGTCGGCGATGAGGAAGAGGGCTCGGGTCCGCCGGCCGCCGTCGGCGACGCCCAGCCGAAAGCCCCGCGCGACGTCGCCTCGGCGATCCTCCGCGACGTCACGCTGAACGTGAAGGCTGTCAACGCCACGCAACTGCGGCTCGACGGATCGGCGAAAGGCGATATGTTCAGCCGGCTCTCGCTCGAAGGAACCATCGACGCGGTCGCCGGCGACGCCGACGTGAAGGGAGGGCTGTACGGCCTGACGCTCTCCGACACCGTGCGGCGACGGCTTCCCGCCGAGTTCGGCCCGTCGTTCGACGCGATGGCCCTCAAGAGCGGCGAGATCGACTTCGAGCTGAAGAAGCTGGCGTACCGACCCGGCGAGACGACCAAGCCCAAGCTCGACTACGACGTCCAGGCGCTGCTGCACAACGGGGTCTGCGAATGCCCCAAGCTGCCGTTCCCGATCAACCGCCTGTCGGCCAAGGTCGGCGTCAAGAACGGCGTCTTGACCATCGACTACGCCGAGGGGGGCAACGGCTCAACGACGGTTCGCGCCAAGGGGACGATGGGCGTCGGCGACCCCGAGACGGCCCCGCTCGACCTCCAGGTCGACGTCCTCGGCTTGGAGCTGGACCAGCGCGTCAAGGACCGGACCCCGCCGGAGTACCTGGAGCTGTGGGACGTCTTCAAACCCGAAGGGCGGGTCGACGCCCTGGTCGCCCTGCTTCGAAGGACGCCGGGGGGGCCGATCGGCGTGGGGGCGACTTTCCACTGCCGGGACGTCGCGGCGGTCTACCGTCACTTTCCCTACCCGCTCAAGAACCTCAACGGAACCCTGAAGCTCGAGAAGCGACAGCTCACGGTCGACCTCCAGGGCCCCGTCGGCGACAAGCCGGCGCGGATGACCGGGACGATCGACGACCCGGGTCCCGACGCCGTGGTGAAGCTCGACATCGAGGCCGAGTCGGTCCCCATCGACAAGGCCTTCCTCGGCGCCTTGCCCCCGGAGGTTCGCCCCTGGGTCGACCGGTTCAATCCCGCCGGCGCGGTCAAGGGGAAGGCCCACATCTTCCGCAAGCCGCTGGTCGGCCCCAACGTCAACCCCGAGGGTCAGATCGCCGTCGACGCCGTGCTCGACCTCAACGGGCGGTGCGAGATCACCTGGGACGAGCTGCCGTACACCGTGCGAAACCTCTCGGGCCGGCTCGAAATCCACCCCGACCTCTGGGTGTTCTCGAAGATGGTGGGGCGGAACGGCCAGGCGCTCATCACCGGCGCGGGGAGGATCGAGAAGCTGCCCGGCCCCGACCTGCCCAACGGCGATCCGCCGCTCAAGATCGACCTCGATATCGCCGCCGCCAACCTGCCGTTCAACGACGACCTCCGCAAGTCGCTGCAAGCGGCCTGGCAGAAGTCGTGGGCGATCATCAACCCGTCGGGCTCCAGCGACGTGACGGCCGAGGTCCACATCCAGCCTCACACCCCCGACAACACCCGGATCACCATCTCGCCCCGGCCCGAGTCGGGCATCCGGCTGGTCGTGCCCAAAACCGCCGAGCCAGGCGTCGAACCCGGCCAGAAAATCGAGCTGCGGATGGACAACGCGATGGGCCAGTTCGAGTTCGTCAACGGCAAGGTGGCGATGCGGGACGTCAACTTCCGCTTCCACGGCACCCCGGTCCAGTTCGCCGAGGGCCAGGTCGAAGTCAAGGACAGCGGCCAGTTCGACCTGGCCGTCAGCGACCTTTGGGTCCAGGGGATACGGCTCGATTCCGACCTCCGGCGGATCATGCCCTCTCTGATGGCCCAGTTCGCCCACCGACTCGACGACGGCCATCCGTTCACCGCCCGGGGCAACCTCCAGATCGGCTGGTCGGGCCGCCCCGACGACCTGGCCTTCTGCAGTTGGGACCACACGCACGTCTTCTTCATCAACAACTCGATCGAGGCGGGAATCCCGCTCAAGCACATCCAGGGCTCGCTCAAGGACGTCTCGGGCAAGTCCAACGGCGAGAAGCTCGAAGTCCACGGGATCATGGACCTTGGGAGCGTCAGCTTCGCCGGCCTCCAGATCACCCAGCTCGAAGGCCCGATCGACGTGCAGGGGGGCGTGGCGCGGCTCAAGAGCCTCCGCGGCAAGCTGCTCGGCGGCGAGCTGTTCGGCAGTGGCGAGATCACGCTCGACGACACCCCCCGCTACAAGACGTCGCTCAGCCTCACCGCAGCCGACCTCCAGGAGTACGCGCGCAGCCTCCCGGGCCGCCAGTCGTTCAGCGGCGTCGTCAACGCGGCGGTCGAATTCAACGGCCTGGGCTCCGACATCCGCAGCATGCAGGGCAATGGCAAAGGGAGCATCAGGGAGGGGGACATCGGCAAGCTTCCCGTCATGCTCCGGTTTTTCAGGGGGATCAACGAGACGCTCTCCCCCGGCGCCTCGCCGCGAGGCGGCGACAAGACGGCCCTGTTCGATTCGGCCGACCTGGAATTCCAGATCGTCAACGGGTTCACGACCTTTAACTCGATCAAGCTCACCGGCCCCGCGTTCAGCCTCCAGGGCAAGGGGACCCGCGACCCGCTCGACAACCTCGACCTCCGGCTCGAACCGGTCTACGGCCGCGGCCGGTTCGAAGTCCCCATCTTCACCGATTTGCTCCGCGGAGCCACCGGCCAGCTCATGAGCGTCCACATCAAGGGGACCCTCACCCAGCCCCAGCCCAGCGTCAAGCTCGCCCCCGGCCCCCAGCTCCCGCGGCTGGGCGACCGTCGCAACCGCGATTGA
- a CDS encoding class I SAM-dependent methyltransferase, with protein sequence MPEPALNPELIGLLRCPRSGASLRVESDELVSADGSCRYPIRQGVPRLAGEAYAESFGRQWNRYDVARTEEDEATFEAKTGVHPRDLAGRLVLDAGCGGGRYARLVGSHGAKVLGVDLSTAVDKASALCAELPNVQIAQADLLDLPVAEAAFDLVFSIGVLHHTPDPRRAFAQIAKRVKPGGRLSVWLYRKNTPPQEWLNSSIRAVTTRTPARVLEPLCAGLGVLGSVPVVNRTLNKLANFSAHPDWTLRVCDNFDWWAPKYQSHHTVAELSSWFAAEGFEEIAELPPEKSGGLYRWVYEHDLIIGSGVNVTGVRRG encoded by the coding sequence ATGCCTGAACCCGCTTTGAACCCGGAGTTGATCGGCCTGCTGCGATGCCCGCGATCGGGGGCGAGCCTGCGCGTCGAATCCGACGAGTTGGTCTCGGCCGACGGGAGTTGCCGCTATCCCATCCGCCAGGGCGTCCCCCGGCTGGCCGGCGAGGCGTACGCGGAGAGCTTCGGCCGGCAGTGGAACCGCTACGACGTGGCCCGGACCGAGGAAGACGAGGCGACCTTCGAAGCCAAGACGGGCGTCCATCCCCGCGACCTCGCTGGCCGCCTGGTCCTCGACGCCGGTTGCGGCGGAGGCCGGTACGCGCGGCTGGTCGGAAGCCACGGCGCGAAGGTGCTCGGCGTCGATCTGAGCACGGCCGTCGACAAGGCTTCCGCGCTCTGCGCTGAGCTTCCCAACGTCCAGATCGCTCAGGCCGATCTACTCGATCTGCCGGTGGCCGAGGCGGCCTTCGACCTCGTTTTCTCGATCGGCGTCCTTCACCATACGCCCGACCCGCGCCGGGCGTTCGCTCAGATCGCCAAGCGGGTCAAGCCCGGCGGCCGGCTATCGGTCTGGCTCTACCGCAAGAACACGCCGCCTCAGGAATGGCTCAACTCGAGCATCCGCGCCGTAACGACCCGGACGCCGGCGCGCGTCCTCGAACCGCTCTGCGCGGGCCTGGGCGTGCTCGGAAGCGTGCCGGTCGTGAACCGGACCCTGAACAAGCTCGCCAACTTCTCCGCCCATCCCGACTGGACCCTGCGCGTCTGCGACAACTTCGACTGGTGGGCGCCGAAATACCAGTCGCATCACACGGTCGCCGAGCTGTCCTCATGGTTCGCCGCCGAGGGCTTCGAGGAGATCGCCGAGTTGCCGCCGGAGAAGTCGGGCGGCCTCTACCGATGGGTTTATGAGCACGACCTGATCATCGGCAGCGGCGTGAACGTGACGGGCGTGAGGCGCGGGTGA
- the tilS gene encoding tRNA lysidine(34) synthetase TilS, whose product MPEDRAFDDTGRPAWLEPVRRRIAGWLESSAGADWVVAVSGGGDSVCLLRVLHRLAPELNLRLSVAHLDHGVRGEQARDDARFVEDLAGSLGLPFDLGNWRPTRAGHFEVDARTARYAWLREIAKARGASFVAVGHTRDDQAETIIHRILRGSGPRGLAGIPPRRALGPAVALVRPLLDVTRREIRDELVRLNQTCREDPTNDDVSHTRARIRHELLPRLAAEYNPQIVAALGRLGTLAAAEREALDSLIRPIESAAVRSIDPDRIVLDRRALVAHSPFVIAEIVRRAWLAVGWPEMAMTAGRWQRIAERIKEGRPSVIHIGEGVALRVDADVILLERDREPAPLDSISPVALEAPGAVDVAWAGGRLTAEIVNNASSYDETIDFDRVVFPLIVRPPAPGDLFAPLGMSGRRVPLRNLLRACRVPPSHRRAVPLLCDQSGILWVVPHRIADRVKTTERTTRRLGLRWEQKA is encoded by the coding sequence ATGCCGGAGGATCGAGCGTTTGATGATACCGGGCGTCCGGCGTGGCTGGAACCCGTGCGGCGACGGATCGCGGGCTGGCTCGAATCGAGCGCCGGGGCCGATTGGGTCGTCGCGGTCTCCGGCGGCGGCGACAGCGTCTGCCTGCTCCGTGTACTCCATCGGCTCGCGCCCGAGCTGAACCTGCGGCTCTCCGTCGCCCACCTCGACCACGGCGTGCGCGGCGAACAGGCCCGCGACGACGCCCGGTTCGTCGAGGATCTGGCCGGATCGCTCGGCCTGCCGTTCGACCTCGGCAACTGGCGGCCGACCCGCGCCGGGCACTTCGAAGTCGACGCCCGGACCGCGCGGTACGCGTGGCTTCGAGAGATCGCCAAGGCCCGGGGCGCATCCTTCGTGGCGGTCGGCCACACGCGCGACGACCAGGCCGAGACGATCATTCACCGCATCCTCCGGGGCTCGGGCCCGCGCGGCCTGGCCGGAATCCCCCCCCGCCGCGCGCTGGGGCCGGCCGTCGCCCTCGTCCGCCCGCTGCTCGACGTCACCCGCCGAGAGATCCGCGACGAGCTGGTCCGCCTGAACCAGACCTGTCGCGAAGACCCCACCAACGACGACGTCTCCCACACCCGCGCCCGAATCCGCCACGAGCTGCTTCCCCGGCTTGCCGCCGAGTACAACCCGCAAATCGTCGCGGCCCTGGGACGCCTCGGCACCCTCGCCGCCGCCGAACGCGAGGCCCTCGACTCGCTCATTCGCCCGATCGAATCCGCCGCCGTCCGCTCGATCGATCCGGACCGGATCGTCCTCGACCGCCGCGCCCTCGTCGCGCACTCGCCCTTCGTGATCGCCGAAATCGTCCGCCGCGCCTGGCTCGCCGTCGGATGGCCCGAGATGGCCATGACCGCCGGCCGCTGGCAGCGCATCGCCGAACGCATCAAGGAAGGCCGCCCGAGCGTCATCCACATCGGCGAAGGTGTCGCGCTGCGGGTCGACGCCGACGTGATCCTCCTGGAACGCGATCGCGAGCCCGCCCCCCTCGACTCGATCTCTCCCGTCGCCCTCGAAGCCCCCGGCGCCGTCGACGTCGCCTGGGCCGGCGGCCGGCTCACGGCCGAAATCGTCAATAACGCATCGTCATACGACGAGACGATCGACTTCGACCGCGTCGTCTTCCCCCTGATCGTCCGCCCCCCCGCCCCCGGCGACCTGTTCGCCCCGCTCGGCATGTCGGGCCGCCGCGTCCCCCTCCGCAACCTGCTCCGTGCCTGCCGCGTGCCGCCATCGCACCGCCGCGCGGTCCCCCTGCTTTGCGACCAATCCGGCATCCTCTGGGTCGTCCCCCACCGCATCGCCGACCGCGTCAAGACGACGGAGCGAACCACCCGCCGGCTGGGGTTGAGGTGGGAACAGAAAGCCTGA
- a CDS encoding RNA polymerase sigma factor: MDERAERLARGDQEAFAELYDACADRVHHFLVVRLGTRADADDVLQETCSDPASGHRRSSRTTS; the protein is encoded by the coding sequence ATGGACGAACGAGCGGAACGGTTGGCTCGCGGTGACCAGGAGGCGTTCGCCGAGCTGTACGACGCCTGCGCCGATCGGGTCCACCATTTTCTGGTCGTCCGGCTGGGGACGCGGGCCGACGCCGACGACGTGTTGCAGGAGACTTGTTCGGATCCGGCTTCTGGCCACCGCAGGTCTTCACGAACGACGTCATGA